In Aspergillus fumigatus Af293 chromosome 4, whole genome shotgun sequence, one genomic interval encodes:
- a CDS encoding CCR4-Not complex 3'-5'-exoribonuclease subunit Ccr4: protein MADGTYRFQQPGAGQFFFQTQPQQHSHQRHIARTGTNSPTGRLKFNHDTPSPSRSPPLGQVTALNPFNMYSQTHQGQHVMMNGGQAHQRFGMQIPKFQSQSHHPHHTQQPHHHTHHNQASHNINHQHNFSSGALASATPHFTPSHIQNGAHTNVDEDIDESMNEHWQQQLQLAAESRQASSPHYHARSVAQQAKGIQIAPSQPETQEQVPDGQNGVVKAKASSRQGWHALDFGGQGLRALSTSLFNYIFLEKLYLNHNKLKALPPAIGQLRKLNHLDLSGNDLTELPEEIGMLTNLKKLYLFDNNIRTLPYEMGYLYRLETLGVEGNPLNDVLKSHIMKEGTKALIKYLKEEMPVHLPPPDRDWIVLDETASSSNHRTDKVTVLSYNTLCDSSATQSHYGYAPARVLSWEFRRELILNELRSHDSDIICLQEIDQGSYNEYFREQLAYNDYKGVYWPRGRAMGMQEEDAKCVDGCATFFKGSKFILLDKQLINFGQTAVRRPDAKGQDDIYNRLWQKDHIAVVVFLENRQTGARFIVVNAHLYWDPAFKDVKLIQTAILMEELTKLSETYAKWPPCTDKAAFRFSKEEGQSETPPLEEPAPSMQYASGDQIPLLMCGDLNSSPGSAAYNLIAHGRLDEEHPDLEKRLYGNLSKVGMTHPFKLKSAYGAIGELPFTNYTPDFKDILDYIWYSSNSLHVSALLGEVDKDYLQRVPGFPNYHFPSDHIALLAEFTVKGKKGKVVEADFGPQRN from the exons ATGGCAGATGGTACCTACAGGTTCCAGCAGCCTGGGGCCGGGCAGTTCTTCTTTCAAACgcaaccacagcagcactCTCACCAACGACATATCGCACGAACCGGGACGAATTCACCCACTGGAAGACTGAAGTTCAACCACGATACTCCCTCACCTTcccgatctcctcctctcgGTCAAGTCACGGCGCTCAATCCATTCAACATGTACAGCCAGACTCATCAAGGGCAGCATGTCATGATGAATGGTGGCCAAGCCCATCAGCGGTTTGGCATGCAGATTCCCAAGTTTCAGTCGCAGAGCCATCACCCGCACCATACACAGCAACCTCATCACCACACACACCACAATCAAGCTTCACACAACATCAACCACCAACACAACTTCTCGAGCGGGGCATTGGCTTCCGCGACTCCCCACTTTACCCCAAGCCACATCCAAAATGGGGCTCACACTAATGTTGACGAGGATATTGACGAATCGATGAATGAGCACTGGCAGCAACAACTTCAGTTGGCCGCGGAGTCACGGCAGGCCAGCTCACCCCACTATCATGCCCGATCTGTCGCGCAACAAGCCAAGGGCATCCAGATTGCCCCTAGCCAACCGGAGACACAAGAACAAGTTCCTGATGGGCAGAACGGAGtggtcaaggccaaggcaTCTTCACGGCAAGGTTGGCACGCCTTGGATTTCGGCGGACAGGGACTGCGCGCGCTGTCCACGTCTCTGTTCAACTATATCTTCTTGGAGAAATTGTACCTGAATCATAACAAGCTGAAGGCCCTCCCACCGGCCATCGGGCAGCTTCGGAAATTAAATCACTTGGACCTGTCAGGCAACGACCTCACCGAGCTTCCAGAGGAGATCGGCATGCTCACgaatctgaagaagctctacCTGTTCGACAACAATATCCGCACTCTTCCTTACGAGATGGGTTACCTCTACAGGCTGGAAACACTGGGCGTTGAGGGCAACCCACTGAATGATGTCTTGAAGTCTCACATCATGAAAGAGGGTACCAAGGCTTTAATCAAATATctcaaggaagagatgccAG TTCACCTCCCACCCCCGGACCGGGACTGGATTGTCCTCGACGAAaccgccagctcctcgaacCATCGTACTGACAAAGTTACTGTCCTGTCATACAACACACTCTGTGATTCCTCCGCAACTCAGTCACACTACGGCTACGCTCCAGCTCGCGTACTTTCCTGGGAGTTTAGAAGGGAGCTCATCTTGAACGAGCTCAGGTCTCACGATTCGGATATCATTTGTCTTCAGGAAATCGACCAAGGAAGCTATAATGAGTATTTCCGGGAACAACTGGCTTACAATGATTACAAGGGTGTTTACTGGCCACGGGGAAGGGCTATGGGCatgcaggaggaggacgccaAATGCGTGGATGGATGTGCCACCTTCTTCAAGGGCAGCAAGTTCATCCTTCTCGACAAACAGCTGATCAATTTTGGCCAGACAGCCGTGCGGCGCCCAGATGCAAAAGGTCAAGACGACATCTATAACCGACTCTGGCAGAAGGATCATATTGCGGTTGTCGTGTTCCTTGAAAACAGGCAGACCGGTGCGCGGTTCATTGTCGTGAATGCTCATCTCTACTGGGACCCAGCATTCAAGGATGTGAAACTGATTCAGACGGCTATTCTGATGGAAGAACTCACCAAATTATCGGAGACATATGCCAAATGGCCGCCGTGCACCGACAAGGCGGCTTTCCGATTCTCCAAAGAGGAGGGCCAATCAGAAACACCACCTCTGGAGGAACCGGCGCCATCCATGCAGTATGCTAGTGGCGATCAGATCCCTCTCCTGATGTGTGGAGATTTGAACTCGTCTCCGGGATCCGCAGCATACAATCTGATTGCGCACGGCCGGCTCGACGAGGAGCACCCAGATTTGGAGAAGCGTCTTTACGGCAATCTCAGCAAAGTCGGTATGACGCACCCCTTCAAACTAAAGTCCGCATATGGAGCTATTGGCGAACTTCCCTTCACGAACTACACGCCAGACTTTAAAGATATCCTTGATTATATCTGGTATTCTTCAAACTCACTTCATGTTTCGGCGTTACTCGGAGAGGTGGACAAAGACTATCTACAGAGGGTGCCCGGATTCCCCAATTATCATTTTCCAAGTGATCATATCGCATTGCTGGCGGAGTTTACAGTTAAAGGGAAAAAGGGTAAGGTTGTGGAGGCGGACTTTGGGCCGCAACGGAATTGA